From a region of the Pongo abelii isolate AG06213 chromosome 9, NHGRI_mPonAbe1-v2.0_pri, whole genome shotgun sequence genome:
- the ZFPL1 gene encoding zinc finger protein-like 1 codes for MGLCKCPKRKVTNLFCFEHRVNVCEHCLVANHAKCIVQSYLQWLQDSDYNPNCRLCNIPLASRETTRLVCYDLFHWACLNERAAQLPRNTAPAGYQCPSCNGPIFPPTNLAGPVASALREKLATVNWARAGLGLPLIDEVVSPEPEPLNTSDFSDWSSFNASSTPGPEEVDSASAAPAFYSQAPRPPTSPGRPEQHTVIHMGNPEPLTHAPRKVYDTRDDDRTPGLHGDCDDDKYRRRPALGWLAQLLRSRAGSRKRPLTLLQRAGLLLLLGLLGFLALLALMSRLGRAAADSDPNLDPLMNPHIRVGPS; via the exons ATGGGGCTTTGTAAGTGCCCCAAGAGAAAGGTGACCAACCTGTTCTGCTTCGAACATCGGGTCAACGTCTGCGAGCACTGCCTGGTAGCCAATCACGCCAAG TGCATCGTCCAGTCCTACCTGCAATGGCTCCAAGATAGCGACTACAACCCCAATTGCCGCCTGTGCAACATACCCCTGGCCAGCCGAGAGACGACCCGCCTTGTCTGCTATG ATCTCTTTCACTGGGCCTGCCTCAATGAACGTGCTGCCCAGCTACCCCGAAACACGGCACCTGCCGGCTACCAGTGCCCCAGCTGTAATGGCCCCATCTTCCCCCCAACCAACCTGGCTGGCCCCGTGGCCTCTGCACTGAGAGAGAAGCTGGCCACAGTCAACTGGGCCCGGGCAGGACTGGGCCTCCCTCTG ATCGATGAGGTGGTGAGCCCAGAGCCCGAGCCCCTCAACACGTCTGACTTCTCTGACTGGTCTAGCTTTAATG CCAGCAGTACCCCTGGACCAGAGGAGGTAGACAGTGCCTCTGCTGCCCCAGCCTTCTACAGCCAGGCCCCCCGGCCCCCGACTTCCCCAGGCCGGCCTGAGCAGCACACAGTGATCCACATGGGCAATCCTGAGCCCTTGACTCACG CCCCTAGGAAGGTGTATGATACGCGGGACGATGACCGGACACCAGGCCTCCATGGAGACTGTGACGATGACAAGTACCGACGTCGGCCTGCCTTGGGTTGGCTGGCCCAGCTGCTAAG GAGCCGGGCTGGGTCTCGGAAGCGGCCGCTGACCCTGCTCCAGCGGGCGGGGCTGCTGCTACTCTTGGGACTGCTGGGCTTCCTGGCCCTCCTTGCCCTCATGTCTCGCCTAGGCCGGGCCGCAGCTGACAGCGATCCCAACCTGGACCCACTCATGAACCCTCACATCCGCGTGGGCCCCTCCTGA
- the TMEM262 gene encoding cation channel sperm-associated auxiliary subunit TMEM262 isoform X1 — protein MRLRDRIATFFFPKGMMLTTAALMLFFLHLGIFINDLHNFCVTYHYDHMSFRYTVVLMFSQVISICWAAMGSLYAEMTENKYIRCSALTILMLNGAMFFNRLSLEFLAIEYREEFH, from the exons ATGCGGCTGCGAGACCGCATCGCCACGTTCTTCTTCCCAAAAGGCATGATGCTCACCACGGCTGCACTGATGCTCTTCTTCTTACACCTGGGAATCTTCATCAACGACTTGCACAACTTCTGCGTCACCTACCACTATGACCACATGAGCTTTCGCTACACGGTCGTCCTGATG TTCTCCCAGGTGATCAGCATCTGCTGGGCCGCCATGGGGTCACTCTACGCTGAGATGACAGAAAACAAGTACATCCGCTGCTCTGCCCTGACCATCCTGA TGCTCAACGGAGCCATGTTCTTCAACCGCCTGTCCTTGGAGTTTCTGGCCATCGAGTACCGGGAGGAGTTCCACTGA
- the TMEM262 gene encoding cation channel sperm-associated auxiliary subunit TMEM262 isoform X2, translated as MRLRDRIATFFFPKGMMLTTAALMLFFLHLGIFINDLHNFCVTYHYDHMSFRYTVVLMFSQVISICWAAMGSLYAEMTENNAQRSHVLQPPVLGVSGHRVPGGVPLRPGESEQG; from the exons ATGCGGCTGCGAGACCGCATCGCCACGTTCTTCTTCCCAAAAGGCATGATGCTCACCACGGCTGCACTGATGCTCTTCTTCTTACACCTGGGAATCTTCATCAACGACTTGCACAACTTCTGCGTCACCTACCACTATGACCACATGAGCTTTCGCTACACGGTCGTCCTGATG TTCTCCCAGGTGATCAGCATCTGCTGGGCCGCCATGGGGTCACTCTACGCTGAGATGACAGAAAACAA TGCTCAACGGAGCCATGTTCTTCAACCGCCTGTCCTTGGAGTTTCTGGCCATCGAGTACCGGGAGGAGTTCCACTGAGGCCTGGGGAGTCAGAACAGGGCTga
- the CDCA5 gene encoding sororin isoform X3, which produces MSGRRTRSGGAAQRSGPRAPSPTKPLRRSQRKSGSELPSILPEIWPKTPSAAAIRKPIVLKRIVAHAVEVPAVQSPRRSPRIAFFLEKENEPPGRELTKEDLFKTHSVPATPTSTPVPNPEAESSSKEEELDARDLEMSKKVRRSYSRLETLGSASTSTPGRRSFFGFEGLLGAEDLSRVSPVVCSKFTEVPRVCAKPWAPDMTLPGISPPPEKQKRKKKKMPEILKTELDEWAAAMNAEFEAAEQFDLLVE; this is translated from the exons ATGTCTGGGAGGCGAACGCGGTCCGGAGGAGCCGCTCAGCGCTCCG ggCCAAGGGCCCCATCTCCCACTAAGCCTCTGCGGAGGTCCCAGCGGAAATCAGGCTCTGAACTCCCAAGCATCCTCCCTGAAATCTGGCCGAAG ACACCCAGTGCGGCTGCAATCAGAAAGCCCATCGTCTTAAAGAGGATCGTGGCCCATGCTGTAGAG GTCCCAGCTGTCCAATCACCTCGCAGGAGCCCTAGG ATTGCCTTTTTCTTGGAGAAAGAAAACGAGCCCCCTGGCAGGGAGCTTACTAAGGAGGACCTTTTCAAGACACACAGCGTCCCTGCCACCCCCACCAGCACTCCTGTGCCGAACCCTGAGGCCGAGTCCAGCTCCAAGGAAGAAGAGCTGGATGCCAGAGACTTGGAAATGTCTAAGAAAGTCAGGCGTTCCTACAGCCGGCTAGAGACCCTGGGCTCTGCCTCTACCTCCACCCCAGGCCGCCGGTCCTTCTTTGGCTTCGAGGGGCTGCTGGGGGCAGAAGACTTGTCCAGAGTCTCGCCAGTGGTGTGCTCCAAATTCACCGAGGTCCCCAGGGTCTGTGCAAAGCCCTGGGCCCCAGACATGACTCTCCCTGGAATCTCCCCACCACCCGAGAAACAGAAACGTAAGAAGAAGAAGATGCCAGAGATCTTG AAAACGGAGCTGGATGAGTGGGCTGCGGCCATGAATGCCGAGTTTGAAGCTGCTGAGCAGTTTGATCTCCTGGTTGAATGA